One part of the Eriocheir sinensis breed Jianghai 21 chromosome 6, ASM2467909v1, whole genome shotgun sequence genome encodes these proteins:
- the LOC126986694 gene encoding uncharacterized protein LOC126986694: MRTALIVGLLTLLALDVCQSELRTCTQIGPCLDGPNPGECVSSADVCDGGNEYITDDDCGLCTCCKTCEPDDSCACKNGICVNPTQVSGLTYFPHDLCPEGYRHFMEGNCGTDDYICCVLRP, encoded by the exons ATGAGGACTGCACTTATAGTAGGACTACTGACACTGCTGGCTCTGGACGTCTGTCAATCCGAACTTAGAACA TGCACTCAGATCGGCCCCTGTCTTGATGGCCCCAACCCGGGGGAATGCGTTTCTAGTGCTGATGTGTGCGACGGTGGAAATGAATACATAACAGATGATGACTGTGGTTTATGCACGTGTTGCAAGACCTGTGAGCCAGACGATTCGTGTGCCTGTAAGAATGGGATATGCGTCAACCCAACTCAAGTATCTGGACTGACATACTTTCCTCACG ATCTATGTCCCGAGGGATATCGTCATTTTATGGAAGGCAATTGCGGCACTGATGACTACATCTGCTGTGTTCTAAGG CCCTGA